The Coffea arabica cultivar ET-39 chromosome 3c, Coffea Arabica ET-39 HiFi, whole genome shotgun sequence genome contains a region encoding:
- the LOC113735229 gene encoding thioredoxin-like fold domain-containing protein MRL7L, chloroplastic isoform X1, with product MDALRLQSCFSPIQIEGRKDSSSCYGDLSMRRKKQNHTVLSSTWMPMNGLSRSPSWVHGFRKYRLKTTKAVDVSEAEDGKEKGSKKSGENSIPDDAFDMDDEERQEWRKKIREVISKNPAVDEEADPDERRKKMQKLLVDYPLVVDEDDPNWPEDADGWGFSLGQFFNKITIKNVKKDDDDNYDSENEIVWQDDDYIRPIKDITSAEWEEAVFKDISPLVVLVHNRYKRPKENEKIRNELENAVHIIWNCRLPSPRCVAIDAVKELGLVSALQVSVFPELIFIKAGKILHREKAIRTADELSRMMAFFYFGAAMPPCLSGIKNIEEDVPSYSSNLQ from the exons ATGGATGCATTGAGGCTGCAGTCTTGTTTCTCACCTATTCAAATAGAAGGCAGAAAAGATTCTTCTTCATGCTATGGTGATCTCTCTATGAGGAGAAAGAAACAGAACCATACTGTTTTATCATCAACCTGGATGCCTATGAACGGCCTATCCAGATCGCCTTCATGG GTTCATGGGTTCAGAAAATATAGGTTAAAGACTACTAAAGCGGTGGATGTATCAGAGGCGGAGGATGGGAAGGAGAAAGGAAGCAAAAAATCTGGTGAAAATTCTATACCTGATGATGCCTTCGATATGGATGATGAAGAGAGGCAGgaatggaggaaaaaaattagGGAAGTGATCAGTAAGAACCCTGCCGTTGATGAAGAGGCAGATCCTGATGAACGTAGAAAAAAGATGCAAAAGCTTTTGGTTGATTATCCTCTTGTTGTTGACGAAGATGACCCCAATTGGCCAGAAGATGCTGATGGTTGGGGTTTCAGCTTAGGTCAATTCTTCAACAAGATTACCATTAAAAATGTCAAGAAGGATGATGATGACAACTATGATAGTGAAAATGAAATTGTGTGGCAAGATGATGATTATATCCGTCCAATTAAGGACATAACATCTGCAGAATGGGAAGAGGCAGTGTTCAAGGACATCAGTCCTTTAGTTGTTCTTGTACATAACCGTTATAAAAG AccaaaggaaaatgaaaagattaGGAATGAATTGGAGAACGCTGTGCATATCATATGGAACTGCAGGCTACCATCTCCTAGA TGTGTAGCAATTGATGCTGTTAAGGAGCTCGGTTTGGTCTCTGCTCTACAAGTCTCTGTTTTCCCGGAGCTCATATTTATTAAAGCAGGGAAAATCTTACATCGCGAGAAAG CGATTCGAACGGCAGATGAGTTGTCAAGAATGATGGCATTCTTTTACTTTGGAGCAGCAATGCCACCCTGTCTTAGTGGCATTAAGAACATTGAAGAAGATGTTCCCTCCTATAGTTCGAACTTGCA GTAA
- the LOC113735229 gene encoding thioredoxin-like fold domain-containing protein MRL7L, chloroplastic isoform X2 produces the protein MDDEERQEWRKKIREVISKNPAVDEEADPDERRKKMQKLLVDYPLVVDEDDPNWPEDADGWGFSLGQFFNKITIKNVKKDDDDNYDSENEIVWQDDDYIRPIKDITSAEWEEAVFKDISPLVVLVHNRYKRPKENEKIRNELENAVHIIWNCRLPSPRCVAIDAVKELGLVSALQVSVFPELIFIKAGKILHREKAIRTADELSRMMAFFYFGAAMPPCLSGIKNIEEDVPSYSSNLQ, from the exons ATGGATGATGAAGAGAGGCAGgaatggaggaaaaaaattagGGAAGTGATCAGTAAGAACCCTGCCGTTGATGAAGAGGCAGATCCTGATGAACGTAGAAAAAAGATGCAAAAGCTTTTGGTTGATTATCCTCTTGTTGTTGACGAAGATGACCCCAATTGGCCAGAAGATGCTGATGGTTGGGGTTTCAGCTTAGGTCAATTCTTCAACAAGATTACCATTAAAAATGTCAAGAAGGATGATGATGACAACTATGATAGTGAAAATGAAATTGTGTGGCAAGATGATGATTATATCCGTCCAATTAAGGACATAACATCTGCAGAATGGGAAGAGGCAGTGTTCAAGGACATCAGTCCTTTAGTTGTTCTTGTACATAACCGTTATAAAAG AccaaaggaaaatgaaaagattaGGAATGAATTGGAGAACGCTGTGCATATCATATGGAACTGCAGGCTACCATCTCCTAGA TGTGTAGCAATTGATGCTGTTAAGGAGCTCGGTTTGGTCTCTGCTCTACAAGTCTCTGTTTTCCCGGAGCTCATATTTATTAAAGCAGGGAAAATCTTACATCGCGAGAAAG CGATTCGAACGGCAGATGAGTTGTCAAGAATGATGGCATTCTTTTACTTTGGAGCAGCAATGCCACCCTGTCTTAGTGGCATTAAGAACATTGAAGAAGATGTTCCCTCCTATAGTTCGAACTTGCA GTAA
- the LOC113735227 gene encoding tyrosine--tRNA ligase, chloroplastic/mitochondrial, producing MSVAASAAAAAVGAGAVALFRLNRLPSSPSTSYRSCLLLKGLRAFAPFPYRYHFASYSTSSLLSQEAAAVASQLPRSHANTSSNVVEILEQRGLLESLTSDGLRSVCSSSAPNQPPLRVYCGFDPTADSLHLGNLLGIIVLSWFLRCGHRAVALIGGATGRVGDPSGKSSERPELDLETLHKNISGISATIRHILSRAAPTPDSVSILNNYEWWKDVRLLDFLKDVGRYARVGTMMSKESVRKRLESDQGMSYTEFTYQILQGYDFVHLFRQEGVSVQIGGSDQWGNITAGTDLIRRILRVEGAAYGLTFPLLLKSDGTKFGKSEDGAIWLSPSKFTPYNFYQYFFSVPDDDVVRFLKMLTFLSLEEIAQLERDMDTPGYVPNTAQRRLAEEVTRFVHGQEGLDEALKATEALRPGAATKLDAKTIEGIREDVPSCSLPYDQVLSLSLLDLSVSSGLLESKSAARRLLKQGGLYLNNSRVDSEAKKIEANDIIDGKVILLSAGKKNKMVVRVS from the coding sequence ATGTCTGTGGCGGCTtcggctgctgctgctgctgttggGGCTGGGGCGGTCGCCTTGTTCAGACTAAACAGGTTGCCTTCTTCCCCCTCCACCTCCTACCGCTCTTGTCTTCTTCTCAAAGGACTCCGAGCTTTTGCACCATTTCCATACCGATACCACTTCGCTTCTTATTCTACTTCTTCTTTGCTTTCACAAGAAGCAGCAGCTGTTGCTTCCCAACTTCCACGCTCACACGCCAATACCTCCTCCAATGTGGTGGAAATTCTTGAACAGAGGGGCCTGCTGGAATCTCTCACCAGCGATGGTCTCAGGTCCGTCTGCTCCTCCTCCGCCCCTAACCAACCACCTCTTCGAGTCTACTGTGGTTTTGACCCCACCGCTGATAGCCTCCACCTCGGCAATCTCCTTGGCATTATTGTCCTCTCTTGGTTCCTCCGCTGCGGTCATCGTGCTGTCGCCCTCATCGGGGGAGCCACCGGCCGCGTAGGTGACCCTTCTGGCAAGAGTTCCGAAAGGCCTGAGCTTGACCTTGAAACCCTCCATAAGAACATTTCTGGGATTTCCGCCACCATTCGCCACATTCTTAGCAGGGCTGCTCCTACCCCTGATTCTGTTTCTATCCTGAATAATTATGAGTGGTGGAAAGATGTTAGGCTGCTGGATTTCCTCAAGGATGTTGGGAGGTATGCGAGGGTGGGCACCATGATGTCCAAGGAAAGCGTCCGGAAGAGGCTTGAATCTGATCAGGGCATGAGCTACACTGAGTTCACCTACCAGATCCTCCAGGGCTATGACTTTGTCCATCTCTTTCGCCAAGAAGGAGTCTCTGTTCAGATCGGTGGCAGCGATCAATGGGGCAACATCACTGCCGGGACGGACCTTATCCGCAGAATTCTTCGCGTTGAAGGGGCAGCCTACGGACTCACATTCCCTCTCCTCCTCAAGAGTGATGGTACTAAATTTGGAAAATCAGAGGATGGTGCCATTTGGCTTTCCCCTTCCAAGTTTACCCCTTATAACTTTTACCAGTATTTCTTTTCGGTTCCTGATGATGATGTTGTCAGGTTCCTCAAGATGCTTACTTTCTTGAGCTTGGAGGAGATTGCACAGCTGGAAAGGGACATGGATACCCCTGGCTATGTTCCCAACACTGCCCAGCGTAGGCTGGCTGAGGAGGTTACTCGGTTTGTACATGGTCAAGAGGGTCTGGACGAGGCTCTCAAGGCCACTGAGGCTTTGAGGCCTGGGGCAGCTACCAAGTTGGATGCTAAAACCATTGAGGGGATTAGAGAGGATGTTCCTTCTTGTTCGCTCCCTTACGATCAGGTCCTGAGTCTGTCTCTGTTGGATCTCTCGGTTTCAAGTGGATTGCTTGAGAGTAAATCAGCAGCACGGCGTCTACTCAAGCAAGGAGGGCTTTATCTGAACAACAGTAGGGTTGACAGCGAGGCAAAAAAGATTGAGGCAAATGATATTATAGACGGAaaagttattcttttatctgCTGGAAAGAAGAATAAGATGGTTGTAAGAGTTTCTTGA